The proteins below come from a single Triticum aestivum cultivar Chinese Spring chromosome 5D, IWGSC CS RefSeq v2.1, whole genome shotgun sequence genomic window:
- the LOC123124813 gene encoding uncharacterized protein: MGDDGAKAVTTTIVRLRELLHKWALGARGDADDGEEEEETHAPAAGAGAGAGGAPPSIPPFVLRRLTRTVTVDSDDESCHSPEAAPDVPRGYCPVYVGPEQRRFVIPTGYLGHPVFRLLLEKAEEEFGFRHEGALAIPCDTEAFKYILQCVERHDKGLAADDVDVDEEGNLRTVLEPASSVRDVS, from the exons ATGGGCGACGACGGCGCCAAGGCGGTCACCACGACGATCGTGCGGCTGCGGGAGCTGCTGCACAAGTGGGCGCTCGGTGCCAGAggcgacgccgacgacggcgaggaggaggaggagacgcacgcgccggcggcgggggcgggagcgggagcgggaggTGCGCCGCCGTCGATCCCGCCGTTCGTGCTGCGGCGGCTAACGAGGACGGTGACGGTGGACTCGGACGACGAGAGCTGCCACAGCCCGGAGGCGGCGCCGGACGTGCCCAGGGGTTACTGCCCGGTGTACGTGGGGCCGGAGCAGCGGCGGTTCGTGATCCCGACCGGCTACCTGGGGCACCCCGTGTTCCGGCTCCTCCTGGAGAAGGCCGAGGAGGAGTTCGGGTTCCGGCACGAGGGCGCGCTGGCCATCCCCTGCGACACCGAGGCCTTCAAGTACATCCTCCAGTGCGTCGAGCGCCACGACAAGGGCCTCGCCGCCGACGACGTCGACGTCGACG AAGAAGGGAACCTGCGCACTGTGCTAGAGCCAGCGTCGTCAGTTCGTGATGTTTCGTAG